One Candidatus Rokuibacteriota bacterium DNA window includes the following coding sequences:
- a CDS encoding phosphosulfolactate synthase — translation MAERKAWEGVIRIPVAERTQKPRTVGWTMVIDKGLGLNQIDDLLGSAAAAIDVIKLTFGTSAFVPYDLLKEKVKRIASAGCDVMPGGTFQEVAVWQRSYDRYLERAQALGFNAIEISDGTIEMDLKTRRSVIEQAVKAGFRVLTEVGKKDPNDALPMSVLADQVMHDLSLGAFMVIMEAREAGKGVGIYDASGLPKESEIEAFLRGVKDPSRLLWEAPLGNQQKYLILKFGPNVNLGNIPPEDVLALEALRCGLRGDTLKRAWQADREYRRG, via the coding sequence GCGGACCCAGAAGCCCCGGACCGTGGGCTGGACCATGGTGATCGACAAGGGGCTCGGCCTGAACCAGATCGACGACCTCCTGGGCTCGGCCGCCGCCGCCATCGACGTCATCAAGCTGACCTTCGGCACCTCGGCCTTCGTCCCGTACGATCTCCTGAAGGAGAAAGTGAAACGGATCGCGTCGGCCGGCTGCGACGTGATGCCCGGTGGCACGTTTCAGGAGGTGGCGGTCTGGCAGCGGAGCTACGACCGCTATCTCGAGCGGGCCCAAGCCCTCGGTTTCAACGCGATCGAGATCTCGGACGGGACGATCGAGATGGACCTGAAGACCCGGAGGAGCGTGATCGAGCAGGCCGTGAAGGCCGGATTCAGGGTCCTGACCGAGGTCGGCAAGAAGGACCCGAACGACGCGCTCCCGATGTCGGTGCTCGCCGACCAGGTGATGCACGATCTCTCCCTCGGCGCCTTCATGGTGATCATGGAGGCTCGGGAGGCCGGCAAGGGCGTCGGCATCTACGACGCCTCGGGACTCCCCAAGGAGTCCGAGATCGAGGCGTTCCTGCGCGGCGTCAAGGACCCGTCCCGGCTCCTGTGGGAGGCGCCCCTCGGCAACCAGCAGAAGTACCTGATCCTCAAGTTCGGCCCCAACGTGAACCTCGGCAACATTCCGCCCGAAGACGTCCTGGCGCTCGAGGCCCTCCGCTGCGGCCTCAGGGGCGACACCCTGAAGCGCGCCTGGCAGGCTGACCGCGAGTACCGTCGCGGCTAG